In the Candidatus Neomarinimicrobiota bacterium genome, one interval contains:
- the gcvH gene encoding glycine cleavage system protein GcvH, giving the protein MNVPAELKYTSDHEWIRVEGDSATIGITDYAQGELGDVVFVELPGVDEEYEKGDVAATIEAVKTVADVFLPLGGSIEAVNEKLDDTSELINQDAYGEGWILKIKMNDTSQLDGCMTAEEYIASIS; this is encoded by the coding sequence ATGAATGTACCAGCAGAACTCAAATACACCAGCGACCACGAATGGATTCGTGTTGAAGGTGATTCTGCCACAATTGGTATAACAGACTATGCCCAGGGCGAGCTTGGTGATGTTGTTTTTGTTGAACTACCAGGTGTTGACGAAGAATATGAAAAGGGCGATGTGGCTGCAACCATCGAAGCTGTAAAAACGGTGGCTGATGTGTTTCTACCGCTTGGTGGGAGTATTGAGGCTGTGAATGAGAAGCTTGATGACACCTCTGAATTGATTAATCAGGATGCTTATGGAGAGGGTTGGATTCTCAAAATTAAGATGAATGATACCTCCCAATTAGATGGCTGTATGACAGCTGAGGAATACATCGCCAGTATTTCCTGA
- the accB gene encoding acetyl-CoA carboxylase biotin carboxyl carrier protein, with protein MNTKDIEQLIELLEKSTISEIEVGRWGNKIRVSRQGGNMVVQNSGMAQAPIQSVADAQAPDDSTDSESSLQGVAIKSPMVGTFYRSPSPDVDAFVKVGDHVKKGDTLCIIEAMKIMNEVEAEISGVILDVQIENAQPVEYGQTLFLIEP; from the coding sequence TTGAATACTAAAGACATAGAACAACTCATCGAATTGCTGGAAAAATCTACCATATCAGAAATTGAAGTTGGCAGATGGGGCAACAAAATTCGCGTTTCCAGGCAGGGTGGGAATATGGTGGTTCAAAACTCTGGGATGGCACAGGCACCTATACAATCCGTCGCTGATGCACAGGCTCCCGATGACTCAACAGATAGTGAGAGCTCACTCCAGGGCGTGGCGATTAAGTCCCCCATGGTAGGTACTTTTTATCGGTCTCCTTCGCCTGATGTAGACGCCTTTGTCAAAGTTGGCGATCATGTCAAAAAAGGCGATACGCTGTGTATCATTGAAGCCATGAAAATCATGAATGAGGTGGAAGCGGAAATATCTGGCGTTATTCTTGATGTCCAGATTGAAAATGCCCAACCCGTTGAATATGGCCAGACTCTTTTTCTCATAGAACCTTGA
- the gcvPA gene encoding aminomethyl-transferring glycine dehydrogenase subunit GcvPA produces the protein MHHYIPNTEEEQLKMLKEVGIASFEELLDAIPKALRFKGDLPLPPAKSEIEHKKDVLQILSQDASTASHVSFLGGGSYDHFIPHVVDVLISRSEFYTAYTPYQAEVSQGTLQAMYEYQSMICELTGMDLANSSMYDGASAMAEACLLAARHTRRKKILISKSVNPVYIDVAITYAHYQGLEFEFVDMDEGVTSLQSLSAQLNADIAGVVIQNPNFYGGLEDLAAIKDSIEDKKIQLIAVVNPISLNLLEAPGKQGVDIAVGEGQSLGNHLSFGGPYLGFMAVKEPLIRKVPGRIAGESVDVHGNRAFVMVLRTREQDIRREKATSNICTNQGLNALAACIYMSTLGKNGMKRVAELSTQKAHYLAEAINDLDGYSLKTKYFFNEFVIEVPGTARALVSAATKAGFFPGIALSQFEKNSEDQLLVAVTEKRSKSEMDNLITFLKGYSV, from the coding sequence ATGCACCACTATATACCCAACACGGAAGAAGAACAGCTAAAGATGCTGAAAGAGGTGGGTATCGCCTCCTTTGAAGAGCTTTTAGATGCTATTCCCAAAGCCCTGCGTTTCAAAGGTGATCTTCCATTACCTCCAGCAAAATCTGAAATTGAACATAAAAAAGATGTGCTGCAGATTCTCTCGCAAGATGCAAGTACGGCTTCCCATGTTTCGTTTCTGGGGGGTGGTAGCTATGATCACTTTATTCCCCATGTTGTAGATGTTCTCATCAGTCGCTCAGAGTTTTACACAGCTTATACACCCTACCAGGCAGAAGTATCTCAGGGTACCCTGCAGGCTATGTATGAATATCAATCCATGATCTGTGAACTTACAGGCATGGATTTGGCTAATTCCTCAATGTATGATGGTGCAAGTGCCATGGCTGAGGCCTGTCTATTAGCTGCCCGTCATACCCGGCGTAAAAAAATCTTGATCTCAAAAAGTGTGAATCCGGTTTACATCGATGTAGCAATAACCTACGCCCACTATCAAGGACTGGAATTCGAGTTTGTGGATATGGATGAAGGTGTAACTTCTCTTCAATCACTGTCTGCTCAACTGAATGCTGATATTGCAGGTGTTGTGATTCAGAATCCCAATTTTTATGGTGGACTGGAAGATCTGGCAGCCATCAAGGATAGCATTGAGGATAAAAAGATTCAGCTTATTGCAGTGGTTAATCCCATCAGTCTGAATCTCCTGGAAGCTCCTGGAAAGCAGGGGGTTGATATTGCAGTGGGTGAGGGACAATCTCTGGGCAATCACCTCAGTTTTGGTGGTCCATATCTGGGGTTTATGGCTGTGAAGGAACCCCTTATTCGCAAGGTCCCTGGTCGTATTGCTGGTGAAAGTGTAGATGTTCACGGAAATCGTGCCTTTGTCATGGTGCTCCGTACCAGAGAGCAGGATATCCGCCGCGAAAAAGCCACTTCAAATATTTGTACGAACCAAGGATTGAATGCCCTGGCAGCCTGTATCTACATGTCCACTCTGGGTAAAAATGGAATGAAGAGAGTCGCTGAGCTCAGCACACAGAAAGCCCACTATCTGGCTGAAGCAATCAATGATCTTGATGGCTATTCACTCAAGACAAAATACTTTTTTAATGAATTTGTCATCGAGGTCCCCGGGACTGCCAGGGCTTTGGTCTCGGCAGCTACAAAAGCTGGATTTTTTCCAGGAATTGCTTTGAGTCAATTTGAAAAGAATTCAGAGGACCAACTGCTCGTGGCCGTAACAGAAAAACGCAGCAAGTCTGAAATGGATAATTTGATAACCTTCTTGAAAGGATACTCAGTTTGA
- a CDS encoding SDR family oxidoreductase, whose product MFQNDLLKGKTIFITGGGTGLGKSMALRFLELGANVVIASRRLEVLEAAARELMLATGGEVLPIALDVRDYKAVESALEQSLKHFGSIDILLNNAAGNFVSPTEALSHKAFDVITDIVLKGSYNTTLAFGKHWIMSRQPARVLNIVTTYATTGSGYVVPSAIAKAGVQTLTKSLAVEWAKYGITMNAIAPGPFPTEGAWDRLLPPGLEATFIDRIPLKRVGEHIELANLAAYLVSDQSQYINGEVITIDGGEWLKGAGEFNFLDVLSPAEWKAMELQVRKANKK is encoded by the coding sequence ATGTTTCAAAATGATCTACTCAAGGGAAAAACTATTTTTATCACAGGTGGAGGAACGGGTCTGGGGAAATCCATGGCTCTCCGATTCCTTGAACTGGGAGCCAATGTTGTTATTGCCAGCCGTAGATTAGAAGTCCTGGAAGCTGCAGCACGCGAGCTGATGTTGGCTACTGGAGGTGAAGTCCTTCCCATTGCCCTGGATGTCCGTGACTACAAAGCCGTGGAATCTGCTCTGGAACAATCCCTGAAACACTTTGGATCCATTGATATCCTTCTGAATAATGCTGCTGGAAATTTTGTGAGTCCCACGGAAGCTTTGAGTCACAAAGCTTTCGATGTTATCACTGATATTGTATTAAAAGGATCATACAATACCACTCTGGCTTTTGGTAAACACTGGATCATGTCCAGACAACCCGCCCGGGTATTGAATATCGTCACGACCTACGCCACAACAGGTTCAGGCTACGTGGTACCATCCGCTATTGCCAAAGCAGGCGTTCAAACCTTGACGAAAAGTTTGGCTGTGGAGTGGGCCAAGTATGGGATTACCATGAATGCCATTGCTCCAGGGCCATTTCCTACTGAGGGGGCCTGGGATCGACTCCTTCCACCAGGTCTGGAAGCGACGTTCATAGATCGAATACCTCTGAAGCGCGTTGGTGAACATATTGAGTTGGCCAATCTGGCAGCCTATCTGGTTTCAGATCAGTCTCAATATATCAATGGTGAGGTCATTACCATTGATGGCGGAGAATGGCTAAAAGGAGCAGGTGAATTCAACTTTCTTGATGTACTTTCTCCTGCTGAGTGGAAGGCTATGGAATTGCAGGTCAGAAAAGCCAATAAGAAGTAA
- a CDS encoding geranylgeranylglyceryl/heptaprenylglyceryl phosphate synthase yields the protein MSVYEQMLAIRDSKGAGYLVLVDPDRWALDEVEVFIKKINDSGADGIMVGSSLILGEGAQRKMKRIQETATLPVILFPGNVNQLTPHVDAVFFLSVISGRNPQFLIGDQVQAAPVVRELGIEPMATAYMLIESGSVTTAEFVSGSIPIPRDKDEIAIAHALAADYLGFKFIYLEAGSGAQYSITPRMVKAVSSYTNVPVIVGGGIHTPEVAGALVKAGASFVVTGNVLEDPKKSHLMKAFAQAIHNS from the coding sequence TTGAGCGTCTATGAACAAATGCTCGCCATCAGGGACTCAAAAGGGGCAGGCTATCTTGTGCTTGTTGATCCTGATCGTTGGGCTTTAGATGAAGTAGAAGTTTTTATAAAGAAGATTAATGATTCCGGTGCAGATGGTATCATGGTGGGCAGTTCGCTTATTCTCGGTGAAGGTGCTCAGCGCAAAATGAAACGGATTCAGGAAACTGCCACTTTGCCTGTTATTCTCTTTCCCGGCAATGTCAACCAACTGACGCCCCACGTGGATGCAGTATTTTTTCTATCGGTTATCAGTGGTCGTAATCCTCAGTTCCTTATTGGGGACCAGGTTCAGGCAGCACCTGTGGTGCGAGAACTTGGTATTGAACCCATGGCGACCGCCTATATGCTAATTGAGAGCGGTAGCGTCACCACGGCTGAGTTTGTCAGCGGCTCGATTCCCATCCCCAGAGATAAGGATGAGATTGCCATCGCTCATGCCCTGGCAGCTGACTATCTGGGATTCAAATTCATCTATCTGGAGGCGGGAAGTGGTGCCCAATATTCCATAACCCCTCGTATGGTAAAAGCTGTCAGCAGTTATACCAATGTCCCTGTTATTGTAGGTGGGGGTATCCACACGCCAGAAGTCGCAGGAGCGCTTGTGAAAGCTGGTGCTTCATTTGTGGTCACAGGCAATGTGCTTGAAGACCCCAAAAAATCGCATCTCATGAAAGCCTTCGCCCAAGCCATACATAATAGCTAG
- a CDS encoding CehA/McbA family metallohydrolase: MENTYNIISDKLLEMVPLIGLYAETHFRFRIPFSRYFKQEPELIFDTPWRLEPGQNLCIFLVVKDAHLYPVHLGSVEIEVSQNNRILYTRNWTLDQNSKDRQIDFEFSFSDCDLPCGEVEINPTLTYSISGKQRRLQLDNYRGTKKTPLRVTIAKEGLPKLTGWQAGDTHLHSSLTNDQIEFGASLEQTRKAAQLLGLNFITATDHSYDLDDQPDDYLKNDPELEKWNQSREHITTLNKENQLTIIPGEEISVANARGATVHFLHFNDPVYFPGSGDSGEDWPQLKSQLSIDDVLAQRSPQTVSVGAHTAYKFPWFQRVLLKRGFWESQDHNNPELDGVQILCGTPAYSAFHTSRQLWIDALLRGHKLGVYGGSDGHGNFNRNWHVTLPMWSLGTHEDQIFAQSRTIVRSDSLDASAIVDAMKHRRTALSTGPMGDLTITSGGSAYGIGDTINAKKNETLTICYRGLSTEEFGVAMDVTLYAGDLEAREETLLFHDSEVLDGFEITQNFIIPGKSYLRLEISSHGSRWPGIYVSSPIWIEV, translated from the coding sequence ATGGAAAATACTTACAATATCATCTCTGATAAATTACTGGAAATGGTACCCCTTATCGGTTTATATGCCGAAACACACTTTAGATTTAGAATTCCCTTTAGTCGCTATTTCAAACAGGAGCCTGAGCTTATTTTTGATACTCCCTGGCGGCTGGAACCAGGTCAAAATCTATGCATTTTTCTGGTGGTCAAGGATGCCCACCTCTATCCCGTCCACCTGGGATCTGTTGAGATCGAGGTTTCTCAAAATAATCGAATACTTTACACCAGGAACTGGACCCTGGACCAAAACTCCAAGGATAGACAGATTGATTTTGAATTTTCCTTCAGCGACTGCGATCTTCCCTGCGGTGAAGTCGAAATAAATCCCACATTGACCTACTCCATTTCGGGAAAGCAACGCCGACTTCAGTTAGATAATTACCGAGGAACAAAAAAGACACCGCTTCGAGTTACCATCGCCAAGGAGGGTTTACCAAAACTAACTGGTTGGCAAGCAGGTGATACCCATCTCCACAGTTCGCTGACCAATGATCAGATAGAATTTGGGGCATCACTGGAACAGACCCGAAAAGCAGCCCAGCTATTGGGATTGAATTTCATCACCGCTACCGATCACTCCTACGATCTTGATGATCAACCTGATGACTATTTAAAGAATGATCCTGAGTTGGAAAAATGGAATCAAAGTCGTGAACATATCACAACATTAAATAAAGAAAACCAGCTCACCATTATCCCTGGAGAAGAGATCAGTGTCGCCAACGCCAGAGGTGCTACGGTTCACTTCCTGCATTTTAATGATCCGGTCTATTTCCCAGGAAGTGGCGACAGTGGTGAAGACTGGCCTCAGCTCAAGTCTCAGTTGAGCATCGATGATGTGTTGGCGCAACGCTCCCCGCAAACGGTTTCCGTAGGTGCCCACACTGCCTATAAGTTCCCCTGGTTCCAGCGAGTGCTCCTGAAGCGTGGGTTCTGGGAATCTCAGGACCATAACAACCCTGAGCTTGATGGTGTGCAAATTTTATGCGGCACGCCAGCCTATTCAGCATTTCATACTTCAAGACAACTCTGGATTGATGCGCTGCTAAGAGGTCACAAACTGGGTGTCTATGGCGGGAGTGATGGTCATGGAAACTTCAACAGAAATTGGCATGTTACTCTACCTATGTGGTCACTGGGGACCCATGAGGATCAGATTTTTGCTCAATCCAGAACCATCGTCAGGAGCGATAGTTTAGACGCGTCAGCCATTGTGGATGCCATGAAGCACCGTCGTACTGCCCTGTCAACAGGTCCCATGGGAGATCTTACTATCACATCAGGGGGAAGTGCTTATGGAATTGGTGACACAATCAATGCAAAGAAAAATGAGACCCTCACAATATGCTATCGTGGTCTCAGTACGGAGGAGTTTGGGGTAGCAATGGATGTTACGCTATACGCTGGAGACCTTGAGGCCCGGGAGGAGACGCTCCTCTTTCACGATTCAGAGGTATTAGATGGATTTGAGATTACTCAGAATTTCATCATTCCAGGCAAATCCTATTTGCGTCTGGAAATCAGCAGCCATGGATCTCGTTGGCCAGGGATTTATGTTTCCTCCCCCATTTGGATTGAAGTATAA
- the efp gene encoding elongation factor P, with protein sequence MGSTSDIKNNLVMEFNGNLWKVVEFLHVKPGKGNAFVRTKLKKIPGGQVIEQTFRSGEKIDDVKLLANEMTYLYSDESHYHIMDNETYEQIAIDAELMESVKDYLKENDIIKVLFRDDTPVDVEVAPHVVLEIKETDPGLRGDTATGGSKPAFLETGLKVTVPLFLNIGDKVKVDTRTGDYLERVRA encoded by the coding sequence ATGGGTAGTACATCCGATATAAAAAACAATCTGGTAATGGAATTCAATGGCAATCTTTGGAAAGTAGTTGAATTTCTTCATGTTAAACCTGGCAAGGGTAATGCTTTTGTCAGAACGAAATTAAAGAAAATACCAGGCGGCCAAGTCATTGAACAGACCTTTCGATCAGGTGAAAAAATAGACGATGTCAAATTGCTGGCCAATGAAATGACCTATCTATATTCTGATGAATCTCACTACCATATCATGGATAATGAGACCTATGAACAAATCGCCATTGACGCTGAGTTGATGGAATCAGTCAAAGACTATCTAAAAGAAAATGACATCATCAAGGTCTTGTTTAGAGATGATACTCCTGTTGATGTTGAAGTTGCTCCCCATGTAGTTCTTGAAATCAAGGAGACTGATCCTGGTCTGCGAGGGGATACAGCTACAGGTGGTTCTAAACCGGCTTTTCTTGAGACAGGTTTGAAAGTAACAGTACCACTCTTTCTAAATATTGGCGACAAAGTCAAAGTTGACACTCGCACGGGGGATTATCTGGAACGCGTGAGGGCTTAG
- a CDS encoding TonB-dependent receptor — MNKIFLIIIIGVSAMTLLANAPSGTLTGTITDRDTKHPLPGANVILEGTEMGAATDLNGRFEIRGVPVGSYSIRVHMIGYKSQARANVHSLANRPGVINVALEPTVLTGSDIVVTAGYFEKVKDAATSVRSVDFEEIRSDPVGAYDILSMMQSLPSVVSGADQTNEIIVRGGAPGENLFVMDHLDVPYPVHYPEQGAGGGPVTMVNTDFIERIDFFAGSFPARYGDKLSSVMDVTVREGNRESHESKVSFDMAGFGASLEGPMTPKSSYLFSVKRSFLDFVIQQSGLQAIPTYWTFQSKLVYDLSPKEKLSLNYLGGIDGINIVGEDSPQNRGAENVDYASQQHTLGLTYKNLYSRKGYLLASIGQNYVTINIDAFRVTDEESHDTFYEGITVEQEIIFKADMVHKFNKKIEGSLGLKLKIAPNTWDLMSFSDELILYGYAADSLSPALPVSRDVFYSQFFGDTTAVIMPFDTIATYSGTDTTYKQIYNSFGVYGQVKYNPTARLELTAGVRLEYNAYIEKSNLSPRLNINYQFTHNLKANIAAGRYFQAPFNAMLIFGGEDTKALDFYHADQIALGMEYLPFEDTRITLEYYQKEFKDMPMEEILVDRNGADSLGDFRNIGAGRSEGIEFFIQKKFSKNWYCTFSYSHSVSEGIDPRKAETIYYPWDYDYRDVVSLVGGYKIRYMDYDWYNRYKETLFASVTSWLPMAPADEFEISFRLRYAGGKPYTPKTYNHNYRKWYTNSSDDWNTKRMGEYYRFDIMLLQRFYFEKLNLVAFWDIMNVFNRDNPWDYVYNEDGTKDIALQFKTFPIGGITLEF, encoded by the coding sequence ATGAACAAGATATTCCTCATAATAATAATCGGGGTAAGTGCCATGACACTCCTGGCGAATGCACCTTCAGGTACATTAACCGGAACCATCACCGACCGTGACACCAAGCATCCCCTCCCTGGGGCAAATGTGATCCTTGAAGGAACCGAAATGGGTGCAGCCACAGACCTCAATGGACGATTTGAGATAAGAGGTGTCCCCGTTGGCAGCTATTCCATACGAGTCCACATGATTGGATACAAATCACAGGCTAGAGCCAATGTCCACTCCTTAGCCAACCGCCCTGGTGTGATAAATGTGGCTCTGGAGCCAACTGTACTTACTGGTTCAGACATCGTGGTCACCGCTGGTTATTTTGAAAAAGTCAAGGACGCCGCCACCAGTGTTCGTAGCGTTGATTTCGAAGAAATCCGCTCTGACCCAGTGGGTGCCTATGATATTCTCAGCATGATGCAATCGCTCCCTTCGGTAGTTTCAGGTGCAGATCAAACCAACGAGATCATCGTGCGTGGTGGTGCGCCTGGTGAGAATCTCTTTGTTATGGATCATCTTGATGTCCCCTACCCCGTGCATTACCCCGAACAGGGAGCAGGCGGTGGACCTGTCACCATGGTGAATACGGATTTTATCGAAAGAATCGATTTCTTCGCAGGTTCTTTCCCTGCCCGCTACGGGGATAAACTCTCCTCAGTCATGGATGTGACTGTGAGGGAGGGAAATCGGGAAAGTCATGAATCGAAGGTAAGTTTCGATATGGCCGGGTTTGGAGCTAGCCTTGAGGGACCAATGACCCCAAAAAGCTCGTATCTCTTCTCAGTAAAACGGTCTTTCCTGGACTTTGTTATCCAGCAGAGTGGACTCCAGGCAATTCCCACCTATTGGACCTTCCAGAGCAAATTGGTTTATGATCTTAGTCCCAAAGAAAAGTTGAGTCTTAACTATCTCGGTGGAATTGATGGCATCAATATTGTTGGCGAAGACAGCCCCCAGAACCGCGGTGCTGAAAACGTCGACTATGCCAGTCAACAGCACACATTGGGTCTGACTTATAAGAACCTCTACTCCCGTAAAGGCTATCTTCTGGCTTCCATTGGTCAGAATTATGTCACCATAAATATCGATGCCTTTCGGGTAACTGATGAAGAGAGTCACGACACTTTCTATGAGGGGATCACCGTAGAGCAGGAAATCATCTTTAAAGCTGATATGGTGCACAAGTTCAATAAGAAAATTGAGGGGAGTCTGGGGTTAAAATTGAAGATAGCCCCCAACACCTGGGATCTCATGTCCTTTAGTGACGAATTAATTCTCTATGGCTACGCTGCTGATTCTCTTTCTCCGGCCCTACCGGTCTCAAGAGATGTTTTTTACAGTCAATTCTTCGGAGATACAACAGCCGTTATCATGCCCTTTGACACCATTGCTACCTATTCTGGAACTGATACAACGTATAAGCAGATCTATAATAGCTTTGGTGTATATGGACAGGTGAAGTATAATCCCACTGCAAGATTGGAACTCACTGCAGGAGTTCGTCTGGAATACAATGCCTATATTGAAAAGTCAAATCTCTCTCCCCGGCTCAACATCAATTATCAATTCACTCATAATCTCAAAGCAAACATCGCTGCGGGACGTTATTTCCAGGCACCATTTAACGCCATGCTGATCTTTGGTGGTGAAGATACCAAGGCCCTGGACTTCTATCATGCCGATCAAATCGCCCTGGGAATGGAGTACCTCCCCTTCGAGGATACCCGCATTACCCTGGAGTATTATCAAAAAGAATTCAAAGACATGCCCATGGAGGAGATTCTTGTGGATCGAAACGGGGCAGATAGTTTGGGAGACTTTCGTAACATCGGCGCAGGTCGATCTGAAGGGATCGAGTTCTTTATTCAAAAGAAATTTTCAAAAAACTGGTACTGTACTTTCAGCTACAGCCATTCGGTGTCAGAAGGTATCGATCCCAGAAAAGCGGAGACCATCTACTATCCCTGGGATTATGACTACCGTGATGTGGTAAGCCTGGTTGGAGGCTATAAGATCCGCTATATGGATTATGACTGGTATAACAGGTATAAGGAAACGTTGTTTGCATCAGTAACCTCATGGTTGCCCATGGCCCCTGCTGATGAATTTGAGATTAGCTTTAGGCTAAGATATGCCGGTGGAAAGCCTTATACACCCAAAACCTATAATCACAATTACAGGAAATGGTACACCAACAGTTCAGATGATTGGAATACCAAACGTATGGGTGAATATTATCGCTTCGATATCATGTTGCTCCAGCGGTTCTATTTTGAGAAGCTGAACCTGGTTGCCTTCTGGGATATCATGAATGTCTTCAACCGAGATAACCCCTGGGACTATGTTTACAATGAAGATGGGACCAAAGATATCGCCTTACAATTCAAGACTTTTCCTATTGGTGGGATTACGCTAGAGTTTTAA
- the accC gene encoding acetyl-CoA carboxylase biotin carboxylase subunit, with translation MYKKILIANRGEIALRVIRACREMGIKSVAVYSEADELSLHTKFADEAVCIGPGPSNLSYLNTQAILTAAEVTNADAIHPGYGFLAESADFANMCKKHNIDFIGPDGDMINAMGDKASAKETMKAAGVPVIPGSEGILSSAGEARDLADEMGYPVILKATAGGGGRGMRVVYRSEDVAKFYGMAQAESGTAFGNDGLYLEKYIENPRHIEVQLLGDSHGNVYSLGERECSIQRRHQKLMEESPSPVVSEALRREMGEAAVAGAKRVNYIGAGTIEFLLDKHGKFYFMEMNTRIQVEHTVSEEVTGIDIVKEQIACHAGGKLPDFLKTMKLRGHSIECRINAEDPAMNFRPSPLLIKSVHFPGGRGIRVDSHIYSGYQIPPHYDSMLAKLVVHGRDRKEAIERMIGALKEFIIEGPKTTIPFHIQLLENDRIREGNFDTHFLESFKFDPSREH, from the coding sequence ATGTATAAAAAAATACTCATCGCCAACCGTGGTGAAATAGCACTACGCGTGATTCGAGCCTGTCGCGAAATGGGCATTAAAAGCGTGGCTGTTTATTCAGAAGCTGATGAACTCTCCCTCCACACAAAATTTGCTGATGAGGCCGTATGTATTGGTCCAGGACCTTCAAATCTTAGTTATTTGAATACCCAGGCCATTCTCACTGCTGCGGAAGTAACCAATGCTGATGCTATTCATCCTGGATATGGTTTCCTTGCTGAAAGCGCTGATTTTGCCAATATGTGCAAGAAACACAATATCGATTTTATCGGGCCAGATGGCGATATGATCAACGCCATGGGTGATAAGGCCTCTGCCAAAGAGACCATGAAAGCTGCTGGAGTTCCTGTAATTCCCGGGAGCGAGGGAATCTTAAGCTCTGCCGGCGAAGCTCGAGATTTGGCTGATGAAATGGGCTATCCTGTTATCCTCAAGGCCACAGCTGGTGGTGGCGGTCGTGGAATGCGGGTGGTCTACAGATCTGAAGATGTTGCTAAATTTTATGGGATGGCTCAGGCAGAATCTGGCACTGCATTTGGCAACGATGGATTATATCTGGAAAAATATATTGAAAATCCACGTCATATTGAGGTCCAGCTCCTAGGTGATTCACATGGCAATGTGTATTCCCTGGGTGAACGAGAATGCTCTATCCAAAGACGGCATCAAAAATTAATGGAAGAATCTCCATCACCTGTGGTCTCTGAAGCATTACGACGGGAAATGGGTGAAGCTGCCGTAGCTGGTGCAAAACGTGTAAACTACATAGGTGCTGGCACCATTGAATTTTTGCTGGATAAGCATGGTAAATTTTATTTTATGGAAATGAACACCCGAATCCAGGTTGAACATACTGTTTCAGAAGAAGTGACGGGGATTGACATCGTCAAAGAGCAAATCGCCTGCCATGCTGGTGGGAAATTACCAGACTTCCTGAAGACCATGAAATTGAGGGGACACTCCATTGAGTGTCGCATTAATGCTGAAGACCCAGCCATGAATTTCAGGCCGTCTCCCTTATTAATAAAAAGTGTTCACTTCCCAGGTGGTCGTGGAATTCGTGTAGACAGCCACATTTATAGCGGGTATCAGATTCCACCTCATTATGATTCCATGCTGGCGAAGTTGGTGGTTCACGGGCGCGATCGAAAAGAAGCAATTGAGCGAATGATTGGAGCCCTGAAAGAATTCATTATTGAAGGTCCCAAGACAACCATCCCTTTCCACATTCAATTACTGGAGAATGACCGGATTCGGGAAGGTAATTTTGACACACACTTTCTGGAGTCATTTAAGTTTGATCCGAGTCGTGAGCATTGA
- a CDS encoding transcriptional regulator, translating into MTDFDYQQIDDLIHSRIRLAVIAALHTMGSASFSMIKKSVGATDGNLSVHMRKLEDAGYLEVEKSFVKRKPVSVYSLTTSGKAALKAYILYLENMLPLKGTGD; encoded by the coding sequence ATGACTGATTTTGACTATCAACAGATTGATGACCTGATCCATTCACGGATACGTCTGGCGGTTATTGCAGCGCTGCATACAATGGGTTCCGCCAGTTTTTCAATGATAAAGAAATCAGTGGGGGCCACAGACGGAAATCTCAGTGTACATATGCGCAAACTTGAAGATGCCGGATATCTTGAAGTTGAGAAATCCTTTGTTAAACGTAAACCTGTGAGTGTTTACAGTCTCACAACATCGGGTAAAGCAGCTCTAAAAGCATACATCCTATACCTGGAGAACATGCTCCCCCTGAAAGGAACAGGTGACTAA